A genomic region of Papaver somniferum cultivar HN1 chromosome 7, ASM357369v1, whole genome shotgun sequence contains the following coding sequences:
- the LOC113295690 gene encoding RNA-binding protein 2-like: MLKRLETKVSEEVAKYKVCLLGYVFSLDLLFRLETLVYAQALSFSGEESGRSLGDGGMLGHQMDDPRMLGLRRFPLLPGMVPPKSRYMGLPSIKQEIPLLLDASTTLFVEGFPAFCTRREVSHSFLPFVGFKEVRLVSKESRHSGEDPLVPCFVDFINPAQATTVLDTLQVWYDCKSIGNKEINTTEASSFVPLYAENIATNVFDIPEFCFQRLCSANLCFCLKGFCSRSWGLAEV, from the exons ATGCTGAAAAGACTGGAAACTAAGGTGAGTGAGGAAGTGGCTAAGTACAAGGTTTGTTTACTTGGATATGTTTTTAGTTTGGATTTGTTGTTTAGATTAGAAACACTTGTTTATGCG CAAGCTCTGTCGTTTAGTGGTGAAGAATCTGGTAGATCTTTAGGTGATGGAGGAATGCTTGGTCATCAGATGGATGATCCACGTATGCTTGGTCTTCGGAGATTTCCCCTTCTTCCAGGCATGGTTCCTCCTAAGAGCAGGTATATGGGACTTCCAAGCATCAAACAAGAGATTCCCCTTCTTCTAGATGCATCTACCACTTTATTTGTGGAAGGGTTTCCTGCATTTTGTACACGACGCGAAGTGTCTC ATAGCTTTCTTCCTTTTGTAGGTTTTAAAGAAGTGAGACTTGTGAGCAAGGAGTCTCGTCAT TCTGGAGAAGATCCACTTGTCCCGTGTTTTGTTGATTTTATCAATCCTGCACAGGCAACAACTGTGTTGGACACCTTACAAG TATGGTATGACTGCAAAAGCATTGGAAACAAAGAAATAAATACAACTGAAGCTTCGTCATTTGTGCCTCTATATGCTGAAAATATTGCAACAAATGTTTTTGACATCCCTGAGTTTTGCTTTCAGCGACTGTGCTCTGCTAATCTCTGTTTCTGCCTTAAGGGGTTTTGCTCTAGAAGCTGGGGACTTGCCGAAGTTTAA